Genomic DNA from Selenomonas sp. oral taxon 126:
CGGATTCGCCGTAAAATAATCCGGGTTCGAGATCGAACGGTAGTTGTAGTAGACATTCCCCGACCATCCATTTGCGCCCTGATAGTTCAGATTTGCGAAATGTTCATCATCGTCGTATTTAAAATACTTCAGCAGTCCGCCCTCCGTGTCATTGTAGTGGATGGAGTGATTCTTGCCGCTGTACATGTAGGAAAGGCGCAGTTCATCGCTGATCTTGTACGTCAGGTTCACGTGATCCTTGCGGCTCTTGCCGAACCCGACGGCATAGGGCGTTTCAGTCCCATTGATCTTCAGATTCCCCAGCGTATCAGACAGGTTGCCCGTCGCGCCGTAGTACGTCCGACTGACGGCAATCCCGACCTTGCCGAGGTCGATAGTCGCCGCATAGTCGCGCTGCCCGCGGTCTCCCGCTGCAACACGTACCGTGTTCTTGTACGTACTCTTCGTAATGACGTTGACGACGCCGCCAAACGCCTCCGAGCCGTAGAGCACGGAGCCGCCGCCCTTGACGACCTCCACGCGATCCACGGCGTCGAGGCTCATCATGTCGAGATGGCTGACGTTGTTAAAGGACGCGGGCACACCGTCGATAAGGACAAGTGTCCCATTCTCCACGCCGCGCAGGTTCACGCCCGCATTGCCCGTGATCCACGTCTGCCCGTCGGGACCCATGTTCGTGAAATGCACGCCGTTCTTGAATTTCAACGCGGAGATCACGTCGCGTGCGCCCGTTTTCTTCAGCTCGTCGGCTGTGTAGACCGTCGTGTCTGCGGGCGTCATGAGCGTCTCTTTCTCATAGCCCTGCGCCGTCACGTTGACCGAGGGCGTCTCATAGTTCTGCGTCTCCTCTGCCGCCGCCAGTGCGGGAAATGCGCAAAGCGCGCACGTCATGCCTGCCATCCATTGTTTCGTTCCCATAGGATCCTCCTTGAAATAAAATGTATGCAGAACGCTCGGAATGCGTCCATGCAAGCTCCACGCAAACGCTTAGTTACTTTACTCCCCCTCCGCCACGCTCAGATGACGCCTGACGGGCTGATCCACCAGATCTCCGTAGGCCATGTGTGCAATGTCCTGCGCACCGAACACCATGTCCTGCGAGGCGTTGTAGATATAGCCCTCATGCGGGCGTACAATCTGCTGATTTCGGATCGCCTTCACCGTTTGCAGGGCGGGATCGTCCAGATACTCGCGGTTAAACTTCTCGATGTCGTAGCTGCCGTGATCGTTCCAGACGGGCACGATCATGACATCGGGATTCACCGCGAGGATGTGCTCCTTCGTCAGCGCCTGCCCCGCCGTGAGGCCAATCTCCGCCGCGCCGTTGACGACCCCCGCCATCGTGCAGAGATGATCGAACAGCCCGCCCTTGCTCCCGAACGTCGGCGACATTGAGATCACGAGCACCGTCTTGCGCGCGGCAGGCGGAATCTCTGCAACGCGCGCGGCGAGCGCCTGACACTCCGCATCGTAGGCAGCAATGAGTGCCGTCCCCTTCTCCTCCTCGCCGAGCGCGGCGGCGACAAGCTGCACCGCTGCCCGCACTTCGTCCGCCGTACGCGGCTTCTGACAGGCGACGACGCGGATGCCAAGATCGCGCAGGGTTTCTGCGACGGCGGCATCCTTTCCCACGTCGAGAAAGACGACATCGGGATGCAGGGCAATGACCTGCTCCGCTGACGGCTGATTGAGCTTCACGGGGATTTTCTCTGCAATCCCTACGATGTTCGAGCTGTTCGGGTCGTCCGCCAGATGGTCGATGCCCACAAGCCGCTCAGGCGGGACAAGCCCGAGCACAATATCATCGAGCCAGAGCGCATAGTTCAGCACGCGCACGGGCTTTTCTGCAAAGGCGACCGTCCGTCCCTCGGCATCCGTCACGGCGTAGCCCCCCGACTGTCCCGTAGGTGCAGCGCCGCAGCCGAGTGCTGCGAGCATGAGCATGAGTGCGAGCGCCCCAACAAGCATACGCATACCCTCACTCCTTCAGTGATTGCACGCCAAAATCATACTCCGGTGCAAAGTCAAACAGCCCCGGGTACATATAGTTTGCCATGTAGCCGATGGCATCGATCGTCCGCGTCTGCGGTCCGTAGACGAATTTCAGCGGAATCGGATAGAGCCGCCCGTCTCGGATGAAGTTCAGATTGCGAAAGGCGGGATTGCTGCGAATCTTCGCCAGCTGCCCCTCGTCGTCCCCATAGGAGACGAGAAAGACAACGTCGGGATTCTCCGCCATGATCTGCTCCGCCGTCACCGCCGCCGAGGTATGCGGGACATCCCCGCCGATCGCGCTGACCATATCGCCCGCAATCTTGTCGCGCCCGTAGGAGGCGATGATGCTTATGAGGTCGAGCACCATCACCTTCGGCGGCGTGCCGCCCTCTGTCTGCGTACGTATGAAGTCAATCCGCGCGTAGGTATCATCTACAATCCGCTCCGCCGCCCGTTCCCTGTGAAAGATCGTGCCCAGATCGCGGATGAACTTCATCTCGCGCTCAATCGTCTCCCGTTGGTTGAGCTTCCCGGGCGCGGTCGTATTGAGCGGCACCATTGTCGCCGTACCCCGTTCGTTCCAGTACGCCGTGCTCCCAAGGCGGTTTTTCGAAAAGAATTCCTGTTGTGCGACGATCAGATCGGGTGCAAGCGCGAGCAGGCGCTCCGTATTGATCTCCGCGCGCCCCAGTTGGGGGAGCGCGTCAAACGCCGCCTGATTGCACGCCTTGATCCCATACGTCGGATTGTTCTGCGAGGGCGTGACAGAGACGATCCCCTCCGTCACGCCGAGATCCAGCAGGGTCTCTGACTCATTTGCCCCGATAATGACAATGCGCTGCGGCACGGAGGTGAACGTCTCGCGGTTGACGCCCGTTTCAAAATAATTTTCAACGCTGATATTTTCGACCGTAACGGCACCCGTCGTCGGCACCTCCGCGCGCTCCGCCGTGCCGCACCCGCCAAGGAGGAGCGCGGCGGACAACAGACAGCAAAGCCCCCACCTCATGACGAACCTCCCGCATACATGCGGCGGCAGAGCATCCACAGGAAGAGCGGTGCTCCGACAAGCGCCGTGGCAATACCGATGGGAAGCTCCATCCCGGGGAAGATATTACGCCGAACGATGTCCGCACAGGCGAGGAACGCGCCGCCGACAAGCGCACTCATGGGAATCACGCGGCGATGGACGCTGCCCGTGACGAGGCGGACGGCGTGCGGGACGAGCAGCCCCACGAACCCGATCATCCCCGCCACATAGACCGCAGTCCCAACCATGACCGCCGTCGCTGCAATGTAGATTTTGCGGTAAAGCGCGAGATCGCGCCCCATGCTCAGCGAGAGCTCATCCCCCACGAGCATGAGGTCGAGAATCCGCCGCTGCGTATAAAAGAACAGGACGCCGAGCACCGTGACAGCGAGCAGCGGCACAGCCGCCCCCCAGCCGCCCGTCACAATCCCGCCCATCATCCAGAACTGGATGGAGCGCGTCTTGCTCGGCTCGGCGAGCGCCGTCACGAGGAAGCTGACACCCGCCGAGCAGGCGGCGTTCAGTGCAAAGCCTGCCAGAAGGAGTGTCAAGCTCCCGCCGCTGCGCTTCGTAAAGGACGCAATCACGAGGATCAGGAGGGATACGGCAGCCGCGCCCAGAAAGGCAAAGGCACCCGTCCCGTCGAGTCCCAGAAATGTCCCGATGCCGAGCGCAATCGCCAGCACTGCGCCGAGGCTCGCCCCCGCCGAGACGCCGAGCAGATAGGGATCGGCGAGAGGGTTACGCACCACTGCCTGCATCACCGCGCCGCAGACGGCAAGCCCCGCCCCGACGAGAAAGGACAGCACGAGGTTCGGCAGGCGCAGATATTGCAGGACATCCTGCCGAATGCTGCCCGCCCCCGTCGGATCGAGCAGAGTCAGCCAGATATAGTGCAGCGTCTCCGCGAATCCGAGGGTGATGACGCCCTGCCCAAGCGCATAGATCGTGAGGAGAACGACGGCAAGCCCCACGAGGGAGATACGCAGCGCTATCATCCGCGCGCCCCCCTCTCGTAGACCACGGCGGGCCGCCCGTCCGCGCGCGCGAACACGCTCGCCCTGACCCGATAGAGCCGCTCGATCAGGGCGGGTGTGAGCACCTCGTCAGGCGTCCCCTCCGCGAT
This window encodes:
- a CDS encoding ABC transporter substrate-binding protein, whose translation is MRMLVGALALMLMLAALGCGAAPTGQSGGYAVTDAEGRTVAFAEKPVRVLNYALWLDDIVLGLVPPERLVGIDHLADDPNSSNIVGIAEKIPVKLNQPSAEQVIALHPDVVFLDVGKDAAVAETLRDLGIRVVACQKPRTADEVRAAVQLVAAALGEEEKGTALIAAYDAECQALAARVAEIPPAARKTVLVISMSPTFGSKGGLFDHLCTMAGVVNGAAEIGLTAGQALTKEHILAVNPDVMIVPVWNDHGSYDIEKFNREYLDDPALQTVKAIRNQQIVRPHEGYIYNASQDMVFGAQDIAHMAYGDLVDQPVRRHLSVAEGE
- a CDS encoding ABC transporter substrate-binding protein — encoded protein: MRWGLCCLLSAALLLGGCGTAERAEVPTTGAVTVENISVENYFETGVNRETFTSVPQRIVIIGANESETLLDLGVTEGIVSVTPSQNNPTYGIKACNQAAFDALPQLGRAEINTERLLALAPDLIVAQQEFFSKNRLGSTAYWNERGTATMVPLNTTAPGKLNQRETIEREMKFIRDLGTIFHRERAAERIVDDTYARIDFIRTQTEGGTPPKVMVLDLISIIASYGRDKIAGDMVSAIGGDVPHTSAAVTAEQIMAENPDVVFLVSYGDDEGQLAKIRSNPAFRNLNFIRDGRLYPIPLKFVYGPQTRTIDAIGYMANYMYPGLFDFAPEYDFGVQSLKE
- a CDS encoding FecCD family ABC transporter permease, with product MIALRISLVGLAVVLLTIYALGQGVITLGFAETLHYIWLTLLDPTGAGSIRQDVLQYLRLPNLVLSFLVGAGLAVCGAVMQAVVRNPLADPYLLGVSAGASLGAVLAIALGIGTFLGLDGTGAFAFLGAAAVSLLILVIASFTKRSGGSLTLLLAGFALNAACSAGVSFLVTALAEPSKTRSIQFWMMGGIVTGGWGAAVPLLAVTVLGVLFFYTQRRILDLMLVGDELSLSMGRDLALYRKIYIAATAVMVGTAVYVAGMIGFVGLLVPHAVRLVTGSVHRRVIPMSALVGGAFLACADIVRRNIFPGMELPIGIATALVGAPLFLWMLCRRMYAGGSS